A segment of the Silvanigrella paludirubra genome:
TTATAAATTTTATTCATGAAAATGATTTTCCTATTATCTATTGCTTAAGTAAAATATTTATTTATATTTCATTGTATGAAGGATTTGGACTCCCCCCTATCGAAGCCGCCGCTTGTGGTATTCCTACAATTGTAAGCAATACAACTTCTTTACCTGAAGTCATGGGAAATGCTTCTATTTATGTCGATCCAAATAACATAAATGATATTCAAAGAGGCATTCGGGAAGCTTTGGATGAACAAAATCCAAATAGGAAGGCCTATATTGAAAATGGGTTAACACTTGCCAAAAAATACTCGTGGGAGCGAATGGCTAGAGAAACAATACAACTTTATGATAGCTTACAATGAATTGATTTGCATTTTTAACGAAATATGAATACCAACTAAACGGAAATTATCTTGGATCTCGATTGGTCCAATCTTACGAAAGGCTTTGTATGACAACGATTAACGGAAATATGCGTAACATTGCGATCATAGCTCACGTTGACCATGGGAAAACAACCTTGGTTGACAAGCTACTACAACAATCAGGAACTTTTGCAGCTCACCAAGCCGTTGCCGAACGTGTAATGGACAGCATGGACCTTGAACGTGAACGCGGTATTACTATTGCAGCAAAAAATGCTTCCATGGTTTATAAAGATGTCCGTATTAACATTGTGGACACTCCTGGTCACGCGGACTTCGGTGGTGAAGTTGAACGTACTCTAATGATGGTTGATGGCGCTATTTTGCTAGTGGATGCGGCGGAAGGCCCTCTTCCACAAACAAGATTCGTTTTACAAAAAGCATTACAACGCAATCTTCGTATGATTTTAGTTATTAACAAAGTTGATCGCCCAGACGCTCGTATTGAAGAAGTTTCTGAAATGGTTCAAGACCTTTTCTTAGAACTTTCTTCTGAAGATCATCACTTAGATTTCCCAATTCTTTATGCTTCTGGCCGTAACGGCTGGGCTAGTAAAGAACAAGGTGTTCAAAAAGAAACTCTACAAGACTTATTTGATACCGTACTTGAGCATGTTCCACCTCCAAAAGTTTCTCTTGAAGGCGGCGCTCAAATGCTCATTAACAATTTAAGCTATAATAACTTCTTAGGCCGTTTGGCAATTGGTCGTGTAGAACGCGGTTCCTTGCAAGCAAACCAAAGTATTGTTCTTATTAATAAAGAAGGCAAAACTCAGCCTGCTAAAATTATTAAAGTAAGAGCTTATCGTGGTCTTGAACAAGTGGACGTTGAATCCGTTTCTGCTGGTGACATTGCTATTGTTGCCACTGGTTTAAATGATCTTGCGATTGGCGATACCATTTCAGACGCATCTAACCCAGAAGCTCTTCCAAGAATTGAAGTTGATCCACCTACAGTTGGCGTTGAAGTTAGTGTAAACACTTCCCCAACAGCAGGCCGTGAAGGAACTTATCTAACAAGTAATAAACTTGGTGAGTTTTTGCATAAAGAAGCTATGAATAACGTGGCATTAAAAATTGAAAATACAGATTCTCCTGAAGTTTTCATTTTAAAA
Coding sequences within it:
- the typA gene encoding translational GTPase TypA: MTTINGNMRNIAIIAHVDHGKTTLVDKLLQQSGTFAAHQAVAERVMDSMDLERERGITIAAKNASMVYKDVRINIVDTPGHADFGGEVERTLMMVDGAILLVDAAEGPLPQTRFVLQKALQRNLRMILVINKVDRPDARIEEVSEMVQDLFLELSSEDHHLDFPILYASGRNGWASKEQGVQKETLQDLFDTVLEHVPPPKVSLEGGAQMLINNLSYNNFLGRLAIGRVERGSLQANQSIVLINKEGKTQPAKIIKVRAYRGLEQVDVESVSAGDIAIVATGLNDLAIGDTISDASNPEALPRIEVDPPTVGVEVSVNTSPTAGREGTYLTSNKLGEFLHKEAMNNVALKIENTDSPEVFILKARGELQVAIVMENLRRSGGECMVARPKVITKTVDRVELEPVERVVLDVPDNSVGAVTEKLSIRKGRLENMQAFNNGRTRVEFSIPTRGLLGYRSTFLTDTKGEGLMSSYFEGWEPSRGNFLSRVNGSLIADRNGKTTEYALSGLEERGRLFVAAGEEVYEGMIIGEHNRDSNLDVNAVREKKLTNMRASGSDDSTKLSPITKLGLETALDWVEDDDWIEITPKNIRIRKRILAANQRSVSRREKGE